One Tursiops truncatus isolate mTurTru1 chromosome 3, mTurTru1.mat.Y, whole genome shotgun sequence DNA segment encodes these proteins:
- the JMJD4 gene encoding 2-oxoglutarate and iron-dependent oxygenase JMJD4 isoform X1: MDREARVFAESHFRGLEGCLPRRVCPKLDRVDFIEKPDSFSYADFFKGYLLPNLPCVFSSAFTEGWGSRRLWVTPSGKPNFDYLLQNYGDVVVPVANCGVREYNSNPKEHMTLRDYISYWKEYIQGNYSSSRGCLYLKDWHLCRDSSAEGVFTLPIYFSSDWLNEYWDALDVDDYRFIYMGPTGTWSPFHADIFRSFSWSVNICGRKKWFFFPPGQEEALRDCHGSLPYDVTSPTLLDSRLHPMRDHCSPPLEVTQEAGEMVFVPSGWHHQVHNLEDTISINHNWVNGCNLANMWHFLQQELCAVQQEIIEWRDSMPDWHHHCQVIMKSCSGINFEEFYHFLKVVAERRLLFLAKGMGPGKVEGGKGTRLGPQQAAFDICRIAEVLESVVAHPDFQRVDTSAFSPRPEELLQQLEEAVATTTSL, from the exons ATGGACAGGGAGGCGCGCGTGTTCGCCGAGAGCCACTTCCGAGGCCTTGAGGGGTGTCTCCCCCGCAGGGTCTGCCCGAAACTGGACCGCGTGGACTTCATCGAGAAGCCGGACTCCTTTTCCTACGCCGACTTTTTCAAGGGTTACCTGCTCCCTAACTTACCCTGTGTTTTCTCCAGCGCCTTCACCGAGGGCTGGGGCAGCAGGAGGCTCTGGGTGACACCCAGTGGAAAGCCCAACTTCGATTATCTGCTTCAGAACTATG GAGACGTGGTTGTACCTGTTGCAAATTGTGGGGTCCGGGAATACAACTCCAACCCCAAAGAACACATGACCCTCAGGGACTACATCAGCTACTGGAAAGAGTACATTCAGGGAAACTACTCCTCTTCACGGGGCTGTCTCTATCTCAAAGACTGGCATCTGTGCAG GGACTCCTCGGCGGAGGGCGTGTTCACCCTGCCCATATACTTCTCATCTGACTGGCTCAACGAGTACTGGGATGCCCTGGACGTGGATGACTACCGCTTCATCTACATGGGGCCCACCGGCACCTG GTCGCCGTTCCATGCTGACATTTTCCGCTCCTTCAGCTGGTCCGTCAACATCTGCGGGAGGAAAAAGTGGTTCTTCTTCCCACCGGGGCAAGAAGAAGCCCTGCGGGATTGCCACGGTAGCCTGCCCTACGACGTGACCTCCCCCACACTCCTGGATAGCCGCCTACACCCCATGCGAGATCACTGTAGCCCCCCACTGGAGGTCACACAGGAGGCAGGCGAGATGGTGTTTGTGCCCAGTGGGTGGCACCATCAAGTCCACAACCTG GAGGACACCATCTCCATCAACCACAACTGGGTCAACGGCTGTAACCTGGCCAACATGTGGCACTTCCTGCAGCAGGAGCTCTGTGCTGTGCAGCAGGAGATCATTGAGTGGAGGGACAGCATGCCCGACTGGCACCACCACTGCCAG GTCATCATGAAGTCCTGCTCCGGGATTAATTTCGAGGAATTTTATCACTTCCTCAAGGTCGTTGCTGAAAGGAGGCTTCTCTTCCTGGCGAAGGGGATGGGTCCTGGCAAGGTGGAGGGCGGCAAGGGCACCAGGCTGGGCCCCCAGCAGGCCGCTTTTGACATTTGCCGCATAGCTGAGGTGCTGGAGTCCGTCGTGGCCCACCCTGACTTCCAGAGAGTGGACACCAGTGCATTCTCACCACGGCCAGAGGAGCTCCTACAGCAGCTGGAGGAGGCTGTGGCCACCACCACATCCCTTTAG
- the JMJD4 gene encoding 2-oxoglutarate and iron-dependent oxygenase JMJD4 isoform X2 — MDREARVFAESHFRGLEGCLPRRVCPKLDRVDFIEKPDSFSYADFFKGYLLPNLPCVFSSAFTEGWGSRRLWVTPSGKPNFDYLLQNYGDVVVPVANCGVREYNSNPKEHMTLRDYISYWKEYIQGNYSSSRGCLYLKDWHLCRDSSAEGVFTLPIYFSSDWLNEYWDALDVDDYRFIYMGPTGTCWSVNICGRKKWFFFPPGQEEALRDCHGSLPYDVTSPTLLDSRLHPMRDHCSPPLEVTQEAGEMVFVPSGWHHQVHNLEDTISINHNWVNGCNLANMWHFLQQELCAVQQEIIEWRDSMPDWHHHCQVIMKSCSGINFEEFYHFLKVVAERRLLFLAKGMGPGKVEGGKGTRLGPQQAAFDICRIAEVLESVVAHPDFQRVDTSAFSPRPEELLQQLEEAVATTTSL, encoded by the exons ATGGACAGGGAGGCGCGCGTGTTCGCCGAGAGCCACTTCCGAGGCCTTGAGGGGTGTCTCCCCCGCAGGGTCTGCCCGAAACTGGACCGCGTGGACTTCATCGAGAAGCCGGACTCCTTTTCCTACGCCGACTTTTTCAAGGGTTACCTGCTCCCTAACTTACCCTGTGTTTTCTCCAGCGCCTTCACCGAGGGCTGGGGCAGCAGGAGGCTCTGGGTGACACCCAGTGGAAAGCCCAACTTCGATTATCTGCTTCAGAACTATG GAGACGTGGTTGTACCTGTTGCAAATTGTGGGGTCCGGGAATACAACTCCAACCCCAAAGAACACATGACCCTCAGGGACTACATCAGCTACTGGAAAGAGTACATTCAGGGAAACTACTCCTCTTCACGGGGCTGTCTCTATCTCAAAGACTGGCATCTGTGCAG GGACTCCTCGGCGGAGGGCGTGTTCACCCTGCCCATATACTTCTCATCTGACTGGCTCAACGAGTACTGGGATGCCCTGGACGTGGATGACTACCGCTTCATCTACATGGGGCCCACCGGCACCTG CTGGTCCGTCAACATCTGCGGGAGGAAAAAGTGGTTCTTCTTCCCACCGGGGCAAGAAGAAGCCCTGCGGGATTGCCACGGTAGCCTGCCCTACGACGTGACCTCCCCCACACTCCTGGATAGCCGCCTACACCCCATGCGAGATCACTGTAGCCCCCCACTGGAGGTCACACAGGAGGCAGGCGAGATGGTGTTTGTGCCCAGTGGGTGGCACCATCAAGTCCACAACCTG GAGGACACCATCTCCATCAACCACAACTGGGTCAACGGCTGTAACCTGGCCAACATGTGGCACTTCCTGCAGCAGGAGCTCTGTGCTGTGCAGCAGGAGATCATTGAGTGGAGGGACAGCATGCCCGACTGGCACCACCACTGCCAG GTCATCATGAAGTCCTGCTCCGGGATTAATTTCGAGGAATTTTATCACTTCCTCAAGGTCGTTGCTGAAAGGAGGCTTCTCTTCCTGGCGAAGGGGATGGGTCCTGGCAAGGTGGAGGGCGGCAAGGGCACCAGGCTGGGCCCCCAGCAGGCCGCTTTTGACATTTGCCGCATAGCTGAGGTGCTGGAGTCCGTCGTGGCCCACCCTGACTTCCAGAGAGTGGACACCAGTGCATTCTCACCACGGCCAGAGGAGCTCCTACAGCAGCTGGAGGAGGCTGTGGCCACCACCACATCCCTTTAG
- the JMJD4 gene encoding 2-oxoglutarate and iron-dependent oxygenase JMJD4 isoform X3, with the protein MDREARVFAESHFRGLEGCLPRRVCPKLDRVDFIEKPDSFSYADFFKGYLLPNLPCVFSSAFTEGWGSRRLWVTPSGKPNFDYLLQNYGDVVVPVANCGVREYNSNPKEHMTLRDYISYWKEYIQGNYSSSRGCLYLKDWHLCRDSSAEGVFTLPIYFSSDWLNEYWDALDVDDYRFIYMGPTGTWSPFHADIFRSFSWSVNICGRKKWFFFPPGQEEALRDCHGSLPYDVTSPTLLDSRLHPMRDHCSPPLEVTQEAGEMVFVPSGWHHQVHNLEDTISINHNWVNGCNLANMWHFLQQELCAVQQEIIEWRDSMPDWHHHCQVVAERRLLFLAKGMGPGKVEGGKGTRLGPQQAAFDICRIAEVLESVVAHPDFQRVDTSAFSPRPEELLQQLEEAVATTTSL; encoded by the exons ATGGACAGGGAGGCGCGCGTGTTCGCCGAGAGCCACTTCCGAGGCCTTGAGGGGTGTCTCCCCCGCAGGGTCTGCCCGAAACTGGACCGCGTGGACTTCATCGAGAAGCCGGACTCCTTTTCCTACGCCGACTTTTTCAAGGGTTACCTGCTCCCTAACTTACCCTGTGTTTTCTCCAGCGCCTTCACCGAGGGCTGGGGCAGCAGGAGGCTCTGGGTGACACCCAGTGGAAAGCCCAACTTCGATTATCTGCTTCAGAACTATG GAGACGTGGTTGTACCTGTTGCAAATTGTGGGGTCCGGGAATACAACTCCAACCCCAAAGAACACATGACCCTCAGGGACTACATCAGCTACTGGAAAGAGTACATTCAGGGAAACTACTCCTCTTCACGGGGCTGTCTCTATCTCAAAGACTGGCATCTGTGCAG GGACTCCTCGGCGGAGGGCGTGTTCACCCTGCCCATATACTTCTCATCTGACTGGCTCAACGAGTACTGGGATGCCCTGGACGTGGATGACTACCGCTTCATCTACATGGGGCCCACCGGCACCTG GTCGCCGTTCCATGCTGACATTTTCCGCTCCTTCAGCTGGTCCGTCAACATCTGCGGGAGGAAAAAGTGGTTCTTCTTCCCACCGGGGCAAGAAGAAGCCCTGCGGGATTGCCACGGTAGCCTGCCCTACGACGTGACCTCCCCCACACTCCTGGATAGCCGCCTACACCCCATGCGAGATCACTGTAGCCCCCCACTGGAGGTCACACAGGAGGCAGGCGAGATGGTGTTTGTGCCCAGTGGGTGGCACCATCAAGTCCACAACCTG GAGGACACCATCTCCATCAACCACAACTGGGTCAACGGCTGTAACCTGGCCAACATGTGGCACTTCCTGCAGCAGGAGCTCTGTGCTGTGCAGCAGGAGATCATTGAGTGGAGGGACAGCATGCCCGACTGGCACCACCACTGCCAG GTCGTTGCTGAAAGGAGGCTTCTCTTCCTGGCGAAGGGGATGGGTCCTGGCAAGGTGGAGGGCGGCAAGGGCACCAGGCTGGGCCCCCAGCAGGCCGCTTTTGACATTTGCCGCATAGCTGAGGTGCTGGAGTCCGTCGTGGCCCACCCTGACTTCCAGAGAGTGGACACCAGTGCATTCTCACCACGGCCAGAGGAGCTCCTACAGCAGCTGGAGGAGGCTGTGGCCACCACCACATCCCTTTAG